From the genome of Malus sylvestris chromosome 6, drMalSylv7.2, whole genome shotgun sequence, one region includes:
- the LOC126626177 gene encoding uncharacterized protein LOC126626177 isoform X1: MGFITGVPKGSSWQPIMTADTTTSSYWINWRVLLCTIWISIAMTLSVILVCKYEERPRSSKRGNSGENQQQTSAGTLFEDETWRPCLKGIHPAWLLAFRVFAFIVLLVLLIITASVDGGSIFLYYTQWTFTLITIYFGLGSLLSIRGCYRYHKKTAGDRVDIFEVDTEQGSAHVTPSHGGSSKDSIIEKPSGPHVEQPQIRQLAGFSGYIFQIIFQMNAGAVLLTDCVFWFVLVPFLTIKDYNLNFLIINMHTINAVFLLADTALNSLPFPWFRIGYFFLWTIVYVVFQWLFHACVKLWWPYPFLDLSSPYAPLWYLSVGLLHIPCYSIFVLVMKLKHHLFSTRYPESYQCAR, translated from the exons ATGGGCTTTATAACAGGAGTTCCAAAAGGTTCTTCTTGGCAGCCAATCATGACTGCGGACACAACAACTTCAAGTTACTGGATCAACTGGAGGGTCTTGCTCTGCACGATATGGATATCGATTGCGATGACTCTTTCGGTGATTCTGGTTTGCAAATACGAAGAAAGACCGCGCAGTTCAAAGCGCGGTAACAGCGGAGAAAACCAGCAACAAACGTCTGCAGGAACATTGTTTGAGGATGAGACTTGGAGACCATGCCTCAAGGGAATTCACCCGGCTTGGCTCCTGGCTTTTCGGGTTTTCGCTTTCATTGTGCTCTTGGTTCTGCTCATCATTACCGCTTCCGTGGATGGAGGCAGCATTTTTCTCTACTACACACA GTGGACTTTTACTTTGATCACAATTTATTTCGGG CTTGGATCGTTGCTCTCCATTCGGGGATGCTACCGCTACCATAAGAAAACTGCCGGCGATAGGGTTGATATTTTTGAGGTGGATACAGAGCAAGGCTCTGCTCATGTGACTCCTTCACATGGAGGTTCTTCCAAAGATTCAATCATAGAGAAACCCTCAGGCCCCCATGTCGAACAACCTCAAATTCGCCAACTTGCTGGCTTTTCGGGTTATATCTTCCAAATAATTTTCCAG ATGAATGCCGGCGCTGTCCTTCTCACGGATTGTGTCTTCTGGTTCGTACTTGTTCCTTTTCTTACAATCAAAGACTACAACTTGAATTTT CTGATCATAAATATGCACACGATCAACGCAGTTTTCTTGCTCGCTGATACCGCGTTGAATAGCTTG CCATTTCCCTGGTTCCGAATCGGATATTTCTTCCTGTGGACGATCGTTTATGTAGTTTTCCAGTGGCTCTTCCATGCTTGTGTCAAGCTGTG GTGGCCGTATCCATTTCTAGACTTGTCATCTCCATATGCTCCGCTGTGGTACTTATCGGTCGGTCTACTGCACATCCCATGCTACAGCATTTTTGTTCTGGTAATGAAGCTCAAACACCATCTGTTTTCGACGCGATACCCTGAATCGTATCAATGCGCGAGGTAG
- the LOC126626177 gene encoding uncharacterized protein LOC126626177 isoform X2, which yields MTADTTTSSYWINWRVLLCTIWISIAMTLSVILVCKYEERPRSSKRGNSGENQQQTSAGTLFEDETWRPCLKGIHPAWLLAFRVFAFIVLLVLLIITASVDGGSIFLYYTQWTFTLITIYFGLGSLLSIRGCYRYHKKTAGDRVDIFEVDTEQGSAHVTPSHGGSSKDSIIEKPSGPHVEQPQIRQLAGFSGYIFQIIFQMNAGAVLLTDCVFWFVLVPFLTIKDYNLNFLIINMHTINAVFLLADTALNSLPFPWFRIGYFFLWTIVYVVFQWLFHACVKLWWPYPFLDLSSPYAPLWYLSVGLLHIPCYSIFVLVMKLKHHLFSTRYPESYQCAR from the exons ATGACTGCGGACACAACAACTTCAAGTTACTGGATCAACTGGAGGGTCTTGCTCTGCACGATATGGATATCGATTGCGATGACTCTTTCGGTGATTCTGGTTTGCAAATACGAAGAAAGACCGCGCAGTTCAAAGCGCGGTAACAGCGGAGAAAACCAGCAACAAACGTCTGCAGGAACATTGTTTGAGGATGAGACTTGGAGACCATGCCTCAAGGGAATTCACCCGGCTTGGCTCCTGGCTTTTCGGGTTTTCGCTTTCATTGTGCTCTTGGTTCTGCTCATCATTACCGCTTCCGTGGATGGAGGCAGCATTTTTCTCTACTACACACA GTGGACTTTTACTTTGATCACAATTTATTTCGGG CTTGGATCGTTGCTCTCCATTCGGGGATGCTACCGCTACCATAAGAAAACTGCCGGCGATAGGGTTGATATTTTTGAGGTGGATACAGAGCAAGGCTCTGCTCATGTGACTCCTTCACATGGAGGTTCTTCCAAAGATTCAATCATAGAGAAACCCTCAGGCCCCCATGTCGAACAACCTCAAATTCGCCAACTTGCTGGCTTTTCGGGTTATATCTTCCAAATAATTTTCCAG ATGAATGCCGGCGCTGTCCTTCTCACGGATTGTGTCTTCTGGTTCGTACTTGTTCCTTTTCTTACAATCAAAGACTACAACTTGAATTTT CTGATCATAAATATGCACACGATCAACGCAGTTTTCTTGCTCGCTGATACCGCGTTGAATAGCTTG CCATTTCCCTGGTTCCGAATCGGATATTTCTTCCTGTGGACGATCGTTTATGTAGTTTTCCAGTGGCTCTTCCATGCTTGTGTCAAGCTGTG GTGGCCGTATCCATTTCTAGACTTGTCATCTCCATATGCTCCGCTGTGGTACTTATCGGTCGGTCTACTGCACATCCCATGCTACAGCATTTTTGTTCTGGTAATGAAGCTCAAACACCATCTGTTTTCGACGCGATACCCTGAATCGTATCAATGCGCGAGGTAG
- the LOC126626172 gene encoding uncharacterized protein LOC126626172, which yields MINGEKIAEAASPDPSIPFDPKSDGVGDGGDCDGDVSPRSPPSRYSSFGESEYERYCSANSMMGTPSMCSTITVFNDFPEPEFGSLKSLGLGEGSGGLDNFSLGRRIERNREDRRCLSSGRIEFGKEDGNIGGRRRASYGSSGLELYGNEDDGGADDVNELMSWKLGSGSSGLRGVSDVKYGSDNSDEDSEKGMEVWRGVVGNDSIGVEGVAAQETNDSNGEGIRNQFVPEVEEFDGREMDREEGTSSRNEYSEDEGSMYNYGSDDERKSGFSQQRNVHYYQQEKPQNENPFLINSSVAFGSDDWDDFMQESGGSNLDSFTRNVFEDRRGRNVETKRKISNSTSITSVEHQNACQTEQGNDVNVVQPGCKQVQADDKLVENVNSSMKLASSPSFLETDRVVDVKDIPVASYQVQAIDDSVEFTKSSFTTPFQNVQEPEVKDSRDMLFTKNQAPGPDESAKHNKASLVGNVLNIQPDPQAKESPDKKGLSILDDGVSDVHKYMNTDEVIDIDHGQDLEKKKLGTLKVKLDPLSDQSTNQISIHSTRTSGNMETDFLEDHKPSTSPSIFENNTTKSSVSEDILEEYPMPVKTDNFEHNEFYDEVVNEMEEILLDSAESPGARFTHGNSYLQSQQSLPVRDGGSTASTSGTDDAHLFNQHSLRIDGVEVVGARQKKGDVSFSERLVGVKEYTVYQIRVLSGEDHWEVERRYRDFFTLYRRLKTVFSDHGWDLPSPWSAVEKESRKIFGNASPDVIAERSVLIQECLQSVLHFRFFSSPPSALVWFLSAQDSVPSSLESSYTPESLTRRADTQNISTWGKTISLIVEIRQSKSLKQMLEAQHYTCAGCHKHFDDGKTLIRDFAQTLGWGKPRLCEYTGQLFCSSCHTNEIAIIPARVLHNWDFTKYPVSQYAKSYLDSIHDQPMLCVSAVNPFLFSKVPALLHVMGVRKKIGNILPYVRCPFRRSINKGLGSRRYLLEGNDFFALRDLIDLSKGAFAVLPVIVETVSRKILGHITEQCLICCDVGVPCGARQACNDPSSLIFPFQEDEIERCPSCASVFHKPCFRKIMECTCGAHLREDEPAQLIRRATSGVGPEISGFLDLFGGGSGSGLLSGLFSKAKPEKPREHKDGDNVILMGSLPSTSL from the exons ATGATTAATGGAGAGAAGATTGCCGAGGCTGCCTCTCCCGATCCGTCCATCCCGTTCGATCCCAAATCGGACGGCGTTGGTGACGGTGGTGATTGCGATGGCGATGTTTCGCCCCGATCGCCTCCGTCGCGCTACTCCTCGTTCGGCGAGTCCGAGTACGAGCGCTATTGCAGCGCCAACTCGATGATGGGCACGCCGAGCATGTGTAGCACAATCACGGTTTTCAATGATTTCCCGGAGCCCGAATTTGGGTCGTTGAAAAGTTTGGGACTTGGGGAGGGGAGTGGTGGTTTGGATAATTTTAGCTTGGGAAGGAGGATTGAGAGAAATCGAGAGGATCGGAGATGTTTGAGTAGTGGTAGGATTGAGTTTGGGAAGGAGGATGGTAATATTGGAGGACGGAGGAGGGCGAGTTACGGGTCTAGTGGGTTGGAATTGTATGGCAATGAGGATGATGGTGGAGCTGATGATGTAAATGAATTGATGTCTTGGAAGCTTGGGAGTGGATCGTCGGGTTTAAGGGGGGTTTCGGATGTGAAGTATGGTTCGGATAATAGCGACGAGGACAGTGAAAAGGGTATGGAAGTTTGGAGGGGAGTTGTGGGAAATGATAGTATTGGAGTTGAAGGAGTGGCAGCCCAAGAGACTAATGATTCGAATGGGGAAGGAATTCGGAACCAGTTTGTACctgaagttgaagaatttgatGGAAGAGAGATGGATAGGGAAGAAGGGACATCATCTAGAAATGAGTATTCAGAGGATGAGGGGTCTATGTACAACTATGGTTCGGATGATGAGCGCAAGAGCGGCTTTAGTCAGCAGAGGAATGTCCACTATTATCAGCAAGAGAAACCCCAGAATGAAAATCCGTTTCTTATTAACTCATCCGTAGCCTTTGGTTCCGATGATTGGGATGATTTCATGCAAGAAAGTGGCGGGAGTAATTTAGATTCTTTCACTAGGAACGTATTTGAGGACAGGAGAGGACGGAATGTTGAAACCAAAAGGAAAATTTCGAATTCCACTTCCATCACTTCAGTTGAGCATCAGAATGCATGTCAAACCGAGCAAGGAAATGATGTGAATGTTGTGCAGCCTGGATGCAAACAAGTTCAAGCTGATGATAAATTGGTAGAAAATGTTAACAGTTCCATGAAGCTAGCTAGTTCTCCAAGTTTTCTTGAAACCGATAGAGTAGTAGATGTGAAGGACATTCCTGTGGCCAGTTATCAAGTTCAAGCTATTGATGATTCGGTTGAGTTCACCAAAAGTTCTTTTACGACCCCTTTTCAAAATGTTCAAGAACCAGAGGTAAAAGATTCAAGAGATATGCTTTTCACCAAGAATCAAGCTCCAGGTCCTGACGAATCAGCAAAACATAATAAGGCTTCCTTGGTTGGCAATGTCCTCAATATTCAGCCGGATCCACAAGCAAAAGAAAGTCCTGACAAAAAGGGTTTGAGCATTTTGGATGATGGTGTTTCTGATGTGCATAAGTATATGAATACCGATGAAGTCATTGATATTGATCACGGTCAagatttagaaaagaaaaagttggGGACTTTAAAAGTTAAACTGGACCCCCTTTCTGATCAATCAACTAATCAAATTAGCATCCATTCAACCAGAACTTCGGGAAATATGGAGACAGACTTCCTTGAGGACCATAAACCAAGTACATCGCCatcaatttttgaaaataatacCACAAAAAGTTCTGTTTCAGAAGATATCCTTGAAGAATATCCTATGCCAGTTAAG ACGGATAATTTTGAGCATAATGAATTCTATGATGAGGTTGTTAATGAAATGGAGGAAATTCTGCTCGACTCTGCTGAGTCCCCAGGAGCAAGGTTCACTCATGGCAACAGTTACTTACAATCACAGCAATCTCTACCAGTAAGAGATGGTGGGTCGACTGCTTCTACTTCTGGTACAGATGATGCTCATTTGTTCAATCAGCATTCGTTAAGAATTGATGGGGTCGAAGTGGTGGGTGCAAGGCAGAAGAAGGGAGATGTCTCATTTAGTGAAAGACTGGTGGGAGTGAAAGAATACACTGTGTATCAAATAAGAGTGTTGAGTGGCGAGGATCACTGGGAGGTTGAACGTCGTTATCGTGATTTCTTTACACTCTATCGTCGATTGAAAACAGTGTTTTCTGACCACGGCTGGGATCTACCTTCTCCCTGGTCTGCTGTAGAAAAGGAATCCAGAAAGATTTTTGGAAATGCGTCTCCTGATGTTATTGCAGAGAGAAGTGTTCTCATCCAAGAGTGTCTACAGTCCGTTCTCCATTTCAGGTTCTTTTCCAGTCCGCCGAGTGCACTCGTATGGTTTCTGTCTGCTCAAGATTCAGTTCCTAGCTCCCTGGAATCATCATACACACCTGAGTCTCTTACTAGAAGAGCTGACACACAAAATATTTCCACTTGGGGAAAGACCATATCTCTTATTGTTGAAATTCGACAATCCAAATCTTTGAAGCAGATGCTAGAAGCACAACATTATACTTGTGCTGGGTGCCACAAGCATTTTGATGATGGCAAGACTTTGATACGGGATTTTGCACAGACACTTGGATGGGGCAAGCCTCGACTTTGTGAATATACTGGTCAATTATTTTGCTCTTCATGCCATACAAATGAAATTGCAATCATACCGGCAAGAGTGTTGCATAACTGGGACTTTACTAAATATCCAGTTTCGCAATATGCTAAATCTTATCTGGATTCTATACATGACCAG CCCATGCTTTGCGTCAGTGCAGTTAATCCGTTCCTTTTCTCAAAAGTCCCAGCCTTGCTTCATGTTATGGGTGTGAGGAAGAAAATAGGCAACATTCTTCCTTATGTTCGTTGTCCATTCCGTAGGTCAATCAACAAAGGACTTGGGTCTCGAAGATATCTTCTAGAAGGCAATGATTTTTTTGCACTGAGAGACCTCATTGATCTTTCTAAAGGAGCCTTTGCTG TGCTGCCCGTGATTGTAGAAACTGTCTCAAGGAAAATTCTGGGCCATATAACGGAGCAGTGTCTCATATGCTGTGATGTGGGAGTCCCCTGTGGGGCACGGCAAGCATGCAATGACCCTTCATCTCTCATTTTCCCTTTTCAG GAGGATGAGATCGAAAGGTGTCCATCTTGCGCATCAGTATTCCACAAGCCTTGCTTCAGAAAGATCATGGAATGCACTTGCGGCGCACACCTCAGGGAAGACGAGCCAGCGCAGCTCATTAGAAGGGCAACCTCTGGGGTCGGGCCGGAGATCAGTGGTTTTCTGGACTTGTTTGGGGGAGGTTCGGGTTCCGGATTACTCTCTGGATTGTTTTCAAAGGCGAAGCCGGAGAAGCCAAGGGAACATAAAGACGGCGACAACGTCATTTTAATGGGTTCGTTGCCAAGCACTTCTTTATAA